One part of the Dioscorea cayenensis subsp. rotundata cultivar TDr96_F1 chromosome 2, TDr96_F1_v2_PseudoChromosome.rev07_lg8_w22 25.fasta, whole genome shotgun sequence genome encodes these proteins:
- the LOC120270982 gene encoding poly(A) polymerase I-like isoform X2, producing MAARISRRKEPFFSPPLLSRIYNLCPYLKRLKHTCSKEGEVVRLQDITWRSIARERSYDPATWKTLDSSSAGIVNSDISSPTWTVLKILQRKGFDAYLVGGCVRDLLLKRKPKDFDIVTTASLKQIKKNFHHSRVVGRRFQICHVQIRDCTVEVSSFNTTGRHVKERETTHSSQIPTNCNEKDFIRWKNCMERDFTINGLFYDPFNRVIYDYIDGIKDLKTYAHCYSCPFIIHRRFRIAARLGLRFSCEITAAIHELSSSIMTLPKSRLLMELNFMLAYGAAEPSILLLQEFKLLEILLPFHAAYLANQTKSQPTRSSIMLMDIFSNLDKVLSADRPSDSTLW from the exons ATGGCAGCGAGGATCTCTCGAAGGAAAGAACCTTTCTTCTCTCCTCCACTGCTTTCTCGCATCTACAACCTGTGTCCCTATTTGAAG AGATTGAAACATACTTGTTCGAAGGAAGGCGAGGTTGTTCGTCTTCAAGACATCACCTGGCGCTCAATTGCTAGAGaaa GATCATATGACCCGGCCACTTGGAAGACTCTAGACTCGAGTAGTGCTGGTATCGTGAACTCAGATATTTCCTCTCCAACATGGACAGTTCTAAAGATTCTTCAGCGTAAAG GATTTGATGCCTATCTGGTTGGTGGATGTGTGAGAGACTTATTATTGAAGAGAAAGCCAAAGGATTTTGATATAGTTACCACTGCTAGTCTTAAacag ataaaaaaaaattttcatcattCCAGAGTTGTGGGGCGTCGTTTCCAAATATGTCATGTTCAAATTAGGGACTGCACAGTTGAG GTTTCGAGCTTTAACACCACTGGCAGGCATGTGAAAGAAAGGGAAACTACTCATTCTTCTCAAATTCCAACCAATTGTAATGAGAAAGACTTCATTCGCTGGAAAAATTGTATGGAGCGAGATTTCACAATAAATGG CTTATTCTATGATCCCTTCAATAGGGTCATTTATGATTATATTGATGGAATAAAGGATTTAAAAACAT ATGCACACTGTTATTCCTGCCCATTTATCATTCACAGAAGATTCCG GATTGCTGCTCGCCTAGGATTGCGGTTCTCATGTGAGATCACAGCTGCTATTCATGAACTCTCCTCTTCCATTATGACTCTTCCAAAG TCAAGGCTGCTAATGGAATTAAATTTCATGCTTGCATATGGAGCAGCTGAGCCTTCAATTCTTTTGCTTCAGGAATTTAAGCTTCTTGAAATTTTACTTCCCTTTCAT GCAGCGTATcttgcaaatcaaacaaaaagtcAACCTACCCGAAGTTCTATCATGCTTATG GATATATTCTCAAATCTGGATAAAGTACTTTCTGCTGACCGCCCATCTGATTCCACCTTGTGGTGA
- the LOC120270982 gene encoding poly(A) polymerase I-like isoform X1, producing MAARISRRKEPFFSPPLLSRIYNLCPYLKRLKHTCSKEGEVVRLQDITWRSIARERSYDPATWKTLDSSSAGIVNSDISSPTWTVLKILQRKGFDAYLVGGCVRDLLLKRKPKDFDIVTTASLKQIKKNFHHSRVVGRRFQICHVQIRDCTVEVSSFNTTGRHVKERETTHSSQIPTNCNEKDFIRWKNCMERDFTINGLFYDPFNRVIYDYIDGIKDLKTCKMHTVIPAHLSFTEDSARILRGLRIAARLGLRFSCEITAAIHELSSSIMTLPKSRLLMELNFMLAYGAAEPSILLLQEFKLLEILLPFHAAYLANQTKSQPTRSSIMLMDIFSNLDKVLSADRPSDSTLW from the exons ATGGCAGCGAGGATCTCTCGAAGGAAAGAACCTTTCTTCTCTCCTCCACTGCTTTCTCGCATCTACAACCTGTGTCCCTATTTGAAG AGATTGAAACATACTTGTTCGAAGGAAGGCGAGGTTGTTCGTCTTCAAGACATCACCTGGCGCTCAATTGCTAGAGaaa GATCATATGACCCGGCCACTTGGAAGACTCTAGACTCGAGTAGTGCTGGTATCGTGAACTCAGATATTTCCTCTCCAACATGGACAGTTCTAAAGATTCTTCAGCGTAAAG GATTTGATGCCTATCTGGTTGGTGGATGTGTGAGAGACTTATTATTGAAGAGAAAGCCAAAGGATTTTGATATAGTTACCACTGCTAGTCTTAAacag ataaaaaaaaattttcatcattCCAGAGTTGTGGGGCGTCGTTTCCAAATATGTCATGTTCAAATTAGGGACTGCACAGTTGAG GTTTCGAGCTTTAACACCACTGGCAGGCATGTGAAAGAAAGGGAAACTACTCATTCTTCTCAAATTCCAACCAATTGTAATGAGAAAGACTTCATTCGCTGGAAAAATTGTATGGAGCGAGATTTCACAATAAATGG CTTATTCTATGATCCCTTCAATAGGGTCATTTATGATTATATTGATGGAATAAAGGATTTAAAAACATGTAAG ATGCACACTGTTATTCCTGCCCATTTATCATTCACAGAAGATTCCG CAAGAATATTACGTGGTCTTAGGATTGCTGCTCGCCTAGGATTGCGGTTCTCATGTGAGATCACAGCTGCTATTCATGAACTCTCCTCTTCCATTATGACTCTTCCAAAG TCAAGGCTGCTAATGGAATTAAATTTCATGCTTGCATATGGAGCAGCTGAGCCTTCAATTCTTTTGCTTCAGGAATTTAAGCTTCTTGAAATTTTACTTCCCTTTCAT GCAGCGTATcttgcaaatcaaacaaaaagtcAACCTACCCGAAGTTCTATCATGCTTATG GATATATTCTCAAATCTGGATAAAGTACTTTCTGCTGACCGCCCATCTGATTCCACCTTGTGGTGA